A window of Amaranthus tricolor cultivar Red isolate AtriRed21 chromosome 8, ASM2621246v1, whole genome shotgun sequence genomic DNA:
TTCCTctgaaaaaatttattattgatagtgttatgCGTATAAACAAGGTAAAATACTAAGCTGAAGGAGAGAATACCGCAATCCAGAGACTGCATTTATAATAGCTGGATCACCCTTAATCACTTCCTTTTGCCTTTTTTCCTCCTCTTTTGCCTTCTTATCCCAAGAATGCATACTTGACAAAGCATCTGCCATGACCATGGTAAAATTACCATTGAAGTAAAACAAAAACAGTGCGCATAATTAAGTTTGCTACCACATCAAAAAACTAAGGATATAAATTTCCTCATAGATACTGATTTTGAAAACATAGAATTGTGctcattatttttttgattgcaAATTTATTTAACGCACAACATTACAGTTTCGTAAACAATTGTAAAAAGGCTTTTGTAGTCAATGCAGATGGTTTTGCAGCCTATATTTCGGTTGTTCTAAGCTCTTAAGACCTACTCAGCATGGTAGGGATGGAAAGATATCGGCAATGTTTTGCTGCATGATGCAGACTAGAGTTGTAACAACACATTTCAACAACAAATTTTTATTCAGCTCAAATCATCTATTTCTCAACCTTTAATCACCTCCTTTAGCAATATTGTAAAAGCAAACTATACCTAACTCCTCACTAAAAAGGAATTACCATTGGACTCGTGAAATAAAATGAGAATAAGATTGACAATATCATGAAATGAAGCATGGTTGCAGTTTTATTTAACAATGAAAAGCAATGAGCAACAAGGAATTTAGAACTGCAAGACTTTTGTATGGACCTTATATATAGACGGTAAAATGTGAAATCTGAAATTGAAATTAACTAAATAGAGATCAACAAATAAGAGCTCCCCTAAAATCAATAACATCGAATTGTAAAAAAGCACAAGAAAACATTACGAGTATTACatgatatttataatattgCTATCTTTTAACAAAGCAATCATGCGTTTCGAATTGTGTCATACCGGCATTTAAGGAAAGGAAGTTGATAACATATCAGAGGAGGATAGACAGAATATTAAGACTTAGAAGGGCTGTTAGCTGTACATTCTTGTTATTTCTGTTATAATAAATAGGGCTGAATTGTACAGCTGTCCAAAGTAGTTCGGAGGTCAAGCTAGGCTATATAAGCCATTACTCTTGTCATCTGTAATATCTGATTTTGAAGTGAGTAATAAGATTGGAGTCAGGTAGGCTCGAACATTGCCAAAACATACACTAACATTCTATTCTTGTCTTCTGTGAGTGTGCTTGGTTTTTCAGTTCATAACAAATTATAAGTAGAGATAAATCAAAAAACCAATTTTCATTGATACATCTTGTCAATTACCTCTTTATACTAGTATTAACCACTGCCAATAAACAAGCATATGTTGCTCAAGTTCTTTCCCACTACTTCCATCCACCACTTAATGCACATTTTCTCATTCATAATGAGAGTTGATGAATCATTCTTGATTGGTCCAAAACCATACAAAATGTCAAAGCACTTAACTTAAGCAAGAAGCAAGAGATCATCTTGGTACAAGGTTCATCCACCAGTTTGTTATAACTGATGCAAGAAAGAAAGTGTAAAGATTGACAAAATCAAAACACATAGAATTTACGTGGTTCACCGACAATATGTCAACTACGTCCACAAGCAGgggagagaaaaattttattactcGAGGAAACCCAAAGTACGAATATTTGCTAGGTTACAGAAAATaggagtttataaattactccaaaACAGAAAACTATAGCCAAACAGATTTTTTGGAATGCTGCAAAACTAAAGCCCAAGACTCCTTTTgtaaggagaagaataacaagcctttgttattcttccgatgtgggataatggaaaaacatcaatcttccaatgtgggattcaAGGCATAACCTTAcaaatctccaccttgacttgaatCCTCTCAGCAACAACAGATGTACTATCCACGAGTACCAGACACAAGTCCTCTGCctcagatttttttttctttcttgccCTAAGAGGGCAATCAACAACTTCCCACATTTAACAAGTCCAAGCAATGTTGGAACTTGCTGTGCGGAACAGACTTGGTGAACATATCAATAGTACCCACTTTGTTCACCTCAATTCTCTTCTCATTGCTTAGGAAATGATATCTAACATCAATGTGTTTGGTTCTCTCATGATGGACTTGATCCTTAGCCAAACATATGGCACTAAGACTGTCGCAATACACGATAGCTTGATTATGATATAGACCCAGATCACTAACCAGTCCTTTCAACCAGATTCCCTCTTTTGCAGCCTTTGTCAAAGCCATGTACTTTGCTTCCGTAGTTGACAAAGTCACTGTAGGTTGCAAAGTAGTCTTCCAACTAACAACAGAACCACCAAGAGTGAACACATAACCAGTCATAGATCTCCTACTACCAACATCTCCAGCATAATCAGAATCGGGATAACCAGTAACCAAACATTGTATATCACCTCCATAAATGAGACCAACATCAGAAGTACCCTTGAGGTACCGAAATATCCTCTTCACAGCTTGCCAGTGCTCTTTTCCAGGTTGTGACATAAACCTACTGACAACACTAACAGCATGTGCAAGATCAGATCTAGTGcagaccatagcatacatcaagcTCCCCACAGCACTAGCATAGGGAACTCGAGACATGTACTCCTTCTCTCCAGCAGATTTTGGTGTAAAAGAAACAGATAAATGAATATATACAACAGATGGAGTATCTACTATATACAGCAGATGGAGTATCTAAGGTTTTAGCATTAGACATACCAAACCTGGACAATATTTTCTGAATATACTCTTTTTGAGACACAAAAAGTTTAATCTGGCTTCTGTCTCTGTAGATCTCCATTCCCAAAATTTTCTTTGCAGCACCCAAATCTTTCATCTCGAACTCAGCACTCAAAAGACCCTTCAACTTCTGAATATCTGACTTATCCTTTGAAGCTattagcatatcatcaacatacagGACAAGATAAATGTAAGAACCATTCCTTCCTTCTTCTTGAAGACCCATTTGCAAGTAATAATCTTCCTCCCCGTAGGTTGTTGTATAAGATCCCAAGTCTTATTCTTTTGAAGTGACTCCATCTTGTCTCCCATTGCTGCAAGCCATTGGGCAGACTCTGTACATGTAACTGCATCTCTGTAGGTGGATGGCTCATAAGGATCCTCTTCCTCAGCAACCTGGAGAGCATAGTCTACCATATCCTCGTACCCATACCTCTCTGGAGGCTTCCCAAAATTCGACCTTTTAGGTCGATCATAAGCCAAAGTTGTCTGAACTGGTGATGCAATCGAAGGATCTGGCTGAACAGTTTCTGAATGTAGTTGCTCAACCATACCTCTATCTATCTGCTCATAGGTTGTAAACCATTCTCTGCGTGGACATCAGAATGCTACTAGCAATGGTTGCACATCAGAATCTTGAGCTTGAACAACTAGACGTGAAGACACCTTTCCTACATGGGGAGTTGGAGGAAGAAATCTACATGACTCAGCCAGATGGGTTCCAAGTTCCTGGAAAAGAAGACTATGTATGTAAGTTGAAGAAGTCATTGTATAGACTGAAGCAGTCTCCTAGGCAGTGGTACAAGAGATTTGATAGTTTCATGATAGAGATTGGCTACAATAGGAGTCCGTATGATTGTTGTGTATATCACAGCAAGTTGAAGAATGGTTCTACATTTATCTTGTTctgtatgttgatgatatgctaatAGCTTCAAAGGATAAGTCAGATATTCAGAAGTTGAAGGGTCTTTTGAGTGCTGAGTTCGAGATGAAAGATTTGGGTGCTGCAAAGAAAATTTTGGGAATGGAGATCTACAGAGACAGAAGCCAGATTAAACTTTTTGTGTCTCAAAAAGAGTATATTCAGAAGATATTGTCCAGGTTTGGTATGTCTAATGCTAAAACCTTAGATACTCCATCTGCTGTATATAGTAGATACTCCATCTGCTGTATATATTCATTTATCTGTTTCTTTTACACCAAAATCTGCTGGAGAGAAGGAGTACATGTCTCGAGTTCCCTATGCTAGTGCAGTGGGGAgcttgatgtatgctatggtctgCACTAGACCTGATCTTGCACATGCTGTTAGTGTTGTCAGTAGGTTTATGTCACAACCTGGAAAAGAGCACTGGCAAGCTGTGAAGAGGATATTTCGGTACCTCAAGGATACTTCTGATGTTGGTCTCATTTATAGAGGTGATATACAGTGTTTGGTTATTGGTTACTCCGATTCTGATTATGCTGGAGATGTTGGTAGTAGGAGATCTATGACTGGTTATGTGTTCACTCTTGGTGGTTCTGTTGTTAGTTGGAAGGCTACTTTGCAACCTACAGTGACTTTGTCAACTACGGAAGCAGAGTACATGGCTTTGACAAAGGCTGCAAAAGAGGGAATCTGGTTGAAAGGACTGATTAGTGATCTGGGTCTATATCATAATCAAGCTATCGTATATTGTGACAGTCTTAGTGCCATATGTTTGGCTAAGGATCAAGTCCATCATGAGAGAACCAAACACATTGATGTTAAATATCATTTCCTAAGCAATGAGAAGATAATTGAGGTGAACAAAGTGGGTACTACTGATATGTTCACCAAGTCTGTTCCGCACAGCAAGTTCCAACATTGCTTGGACTTGTTAAATGTGGGAAGTTGTTGATTGCCCTCTTAGggcaagaaagaaaaaaaaaatctgaggTTGAGGACTTGTGTCTGGTACTCGTGGATAGTACATCTGTTATCTGTTGTTGCTGAGAGGattcaagtcaaggtggagatttgTAAGGTTATGCCTtgaatcccacattggaagattgatgttttttcattatcccacatcggaagaacaacaaaggcttgttattcttctccttataaaaggagtcttgggcattagttttgcatTATCCCaaaaaatttgtttgactaagattttctgtttttgagtaatttataaactcttatTTTCTGTAACctagccaatatttgtattCTGGGTTTCCTCTAGTgataaaatttttctctcccCTGCCTGTGGACGTAGTCGAATCACATTACTATGTCTGAGTTCAACAATCAATCATCGACAAAAAAGCTTCAATCATTATTTGATAGGCCAAAACAATCATAACATATGAGAAAATAATAGCTCACATTAAggcaaccaaaaaaaaaatagtctcaTGCATCATCAAATGAAACAAAAAGCcgtcaaaaattaattttctacaAGCATAGCATCCACAAGTTCCTCTATAAGAGTAACAccaataaaaagtttatattcttTATTCCCCCTTAAACTTTGGACCATCAAAGCATACTTTCACCGAAAACATGATTATCATCATAAAACTAGTTAATATAGCAACAACTCACCCATTCAACTAAACAATAAACCATAATTTGGACAATTAATATGACCATTAAAAGAAACATTGTAGAGAAGATAGTAGAAAATTTAGAAGGATTAAAAATAAGATAGAGAGATAAGAGAGCTAGATGAGGAAGATGTTCTTTATTCATTGATTTCAAAAATTCATACAAACTATTATCATGTGCTCAACACATGCTTACTAATCTCCCATAACATTACTTCCCCCTTCAAAAAGACTTGTCCTTAAGTCTTAACTAAAACaacaaattataagaaataGAATACTGAATTGAAAATCTACTACAATggtaaaaattgttaaaaagaaTGACTTCCAACATTTTCTCTTGTAGCAATGCCCAAGAATTTTATAGcccgcttcattttaattataacagAGCCTGTTATTGTCCCGACCCATTTAAAACCCAACCCTTATAAAACCCTTCTAAAAACAGGTAGGATAAGAGAGCTCAAAATAGAGGCCCGAGCCGTTGAACACCACTATTCTTGACTACTTGTGAGTTCCTTTTGAATTCAACCTTTGAATTTTCTTCATATAACAACAAAATGAAGAGAATGTCATCAATGTAGACATCAACCTCCAAATCAAAATTCGTAGATTATCTCCAATGCCCCAAAGAACAATATAGATAATTAATTGCATTTTCAATGAACATATCGTTGATATTGGCCACAAACTCATATGGTCTCCAACAAAGTCTAATTGAGAAGTTTTATCATCCATCTTCTCCACCCAATGCCAACACATTAGTGAACACATAATAGTTTTCCCATCTATTAAGTTTTCTATAGTCAAGATATCCATCCCATTGATCTTCTGAATCCATCAACATaagaatttttataaaaatttttgctctttaaaggtttttcaatatttttctcAACACTAGAATGCAACATTGTTTTGGTAGTTAATTTCACCATTGAACAAAGAAATCTCAATGATGTCATTATTGTGTACTAAACTTTCAATGGCTACATCAAGAATTTCACTATTAGACAAAGTGTTCTCAATGACGCAATTATGGAGATAAAACCTTTAATGACTACATCAAGAACTTCATCAAGATTCTTATTctcaaaaacttttaaatttgattCTTGAATGATATTTGGTTcaagcatttcatcaaaattCTCCAATTCAATCACATAATCGTTTCCTTCGTCATATACCACAAAAAGTCCCCAATTATCACTGCTTTGCTGGcactaatattaaaaaaatggctCAATACATAATTCATACAATCCCTAGTCCcaactattaataaaatcatCATTCAGAAGCTtcttaaaagattttattacctTCTTCTGTTAAGCTTCTTCATGTTGTGCCGTGATTGGTTCTTCGAATTGAAAGGTGTTGTAAAAATCAATACTCATCATGTTGCAATGTAATAAGAAGAAAAGAATGAAATGCTAAACTTCACTAGAAGAACTATTTACTTATTACTCTAGCACACCATAATAAACCAAAAACTCCTTTATTTTCTGTCATTTCCGCTAAATATGCAACTtcaaatttccaaaataaagcAGAACCATTCGAACTTCAACACCAAACCAGATTCAATTCCAATCTTTAAAGCATCTTCTCTTATATGATTGACCAACGACATAATCGCACCTCAAAATTTATATAACAATTGTAAGAAAGAAAAAACTTACAAGCCTTGTTGATCTTGAATAGCTTGGTAAAGGGCATCATCAGGATAAGTACGACAATGCGAGCCGATAACTTGGATTGATTGCTGAGGGTCACCGCGCCTCTTCGTCCCACGTCTTTCCACTCTCTTAGTTGCTTAGAATATTAGATTAGTTTTGGGGAAGTTacttaaccctaaaaatcgtgtgtatttcaaaattttgaggAAAACACAcgctaattcttaaatgaattAGATGGTCTCACGGTTAGaccatttttattaaattagtccaatatatactttttgtctttaagtaattatttataatattaaattgattacttacaatcttaaaataatcaatttttatacTCTTGGAGTGATTACTTACAACATTAAAACGATCACgtacgatcttaaagtaatcaattaaagaaattgacCGCTTATATGGGCCCGTCTTATAGTGAGaagatctcatacaagacaagctGGGAAAACAATGTACTGGCTTCTATTCACTGTAATAATCAATTTGTCACAtttattaatgtaataattttattaataatatatctgaTCAGCATAAAAACTCTTGTAATacacaaaattttaatattaatactccattcattttttttatcttctcaTTTAGAATTTGAGAAGAAacaagataaataataataaatactatGAAAGATGAGTGATCTAATACTTAAAATAAATCTATTGATAAAAGTGTAAGtgtaataaaccctaaaaatcgtgTATATTTCATAACTTGTTCCTATTCATTGTAATAATCGATTTGTCACATTTgtcaatataataattttattaatatctctaattagtATAAAAACTTGTGCAATACACGAGATTATAAATTCGATAATTTGAcaacttattatatatagtCTTTCTACATTTGAATTAAACTAGTTGTGGGTAGACCTGGgaaaaattgatccgacccgaaaattgaTCCGAAACCCGCCCGAAAAAATTGGGTTGAAACCCGAAAATTATGACCCGAACCCGAAAAATGACCGAACCCGAAGAACCCGTAAAAAAACGGGTCGGTCGGGTCCGGGTCGGGTCTGACCCGATGGGTTGGTGCTTGTTAAAAAAACCTAAGTTCTCTCGTTCTTCCTCTTCCGCCATTCCTAAGTTAAAAAAACCTAAGTTAAAAAACCTAAGTGCTGCTGCCGCCATTCCTCCTCTTCCTCAAGTTCTCT
This region includes:
- the LOC130820354 gene encoding secreted RxLR effector protein 161-like, which translates into the protein MSRVPYASAVGSLMYAMVCTRSDLAHAVSVVSRFMSQPGKEHWQAVKRIFRYLKGTSDVGLIYGGDIQCLVTGYPDSDYAGDVGSRRSMTGYVFTLGGSVVSWKTTLQPTVTLSTTEAKYMALTKAAKEGIWLKGLVSDLGLYHNQAIVYCDSLSAICLAKDQVHHERTKHIDVRYHFLSNEKRIEVNKVGTIDMFTKSVPHSKFQHCLDLLNVGSC